From a region of the Narcine bancroftii isolate sNarBan1 chromosome 5, sNarBan1.hap1, whole genome shotgun sequence genome:
- the LOC138764896 gene encoding probable G-protein coupled receptor 139 isoform X1, producing MFTDMDIGTVDQNDPTTRKNIFWAFEVFLRRDERPLHWRIYYLVRGIQVIYYPILAMTALPVISVTIKILSRGNCGLSKNVTLYLLAMAAADLLIVIFDLIMRQIPIAYRYNFRFLKSIPLCNIHAVLVYTVTDWSVWYTVAFTFDRFVAICYQKMKRNYCTEKTATFVLGTASVLSFSKNIFWYFMFTGEYLIDNSPWFCLTREGVRTSENWATATFVHYIFTPAIPFVLILLLNGLTVRHILVTSRVRRRLRGASSRESFRDPEMESRRKSVTLLYAISANFILLWSLFTGYFIWVQLYYVRVVFTGPAIFVQDLGFMLQLLSCCTNTALYTITQKKLREQLKELVKSSISRVVKCAQ from the exons tattttctggGCGTTCGAAGTGTTTTTGAGACGGGATGAACGCCCATTGCATTGGCGAATATATTATCTGGTCCGAGGAATTCAAGTTATCTACTATCCCATCTTGGCTATGACTGCTCTTCCTG TAATATCAGTGACTATTAAGATCCTGTCCCGAGGGAACTGCGGTCTGTCCAAAAATGTCACGCTTTACCTCCTTGCAATGGCGGCGGCGGATCTACTGATCGTTATCTTCGATCTGATAATGAGGCAGATACCAATTGCCTACAGGTACAACTTCCGTTTCCTCAAGTCCATCCCTTTGTGTAATATTCACGCCGTCCTTGTTTATACAGTGACAGATTGGTCTGTCTGGTACACCGTCGCATTCACCTTTGATCGGTTTGTAGCCATTTGTTACCAGAAGATGAAAAGGAATTATTGCACCGAGAAAACGGCGACGTTTGTACTTGGAACGGCGAGCGTGCTAAGTTTTTCGAAGAACATTTTCTGGTATTTTATGTTCACAGGTGAATATCTCATTGATAATTCCCCTTGGTTTTGTTTGACAAGAGAAGGTGTTCGGACATCAGAGAACTGGGCAACAGCCACATTCGTTCATTATATCTTCACACCGGCAATCCCCTTTGTCCTCATTTTGCTGCTCAATGGGTTAACTGTAAGACATATTCTGGTGACTAGCAGGGTGCGCAGAAGACTTCGAGGTGCCAGCAGTCGGGAGAGTTTTCGAGACCCAGAGATGGAGAGCCGCAGGAAATCCGTCACTTTGCTGTATGCTATCTCGGCGAATTTCATCCTGTTATGGTCGCTGTTCACAGGGTATTTCATATGGGTCCAGTTGTATTATGTTCGCGTTGTGTTTACCGGTCCAGCTATTTTTGTGCAAGACCTAGGTTTCATGCTGCAGCTGTTGAGCTGCTGTACAAACACGGCCCTTTACACCATTACCCAGAAAAAGCTCAGGGAACAACTGAAGGAACTAGTGAAATCTTCCATCTCTCGAGTTGTGAAATGTGCTCAATGA
- the LOC138764896 gene encoding probable G-protein coupled receptor 139 isoform X2 has protein sequence MALSTGLHSVPEALPSVFVPVISVTIKILSRGNCGLSKNVTLYLLAMAAADLLIVIFDLIMRQIPIAYRYNFRFLKSIPLCNIHAVLVYTVTDWSVWYTVAFTFDRFVAICYQKMKRNYCTEKTATFVLGTASVLSFSKNIFWYFMFTGEYLIDNSPWFCLTREGVRTSENWATATFVHYIFTPAIPFVLILLLNGLTVRHILVTSRVRRRLRGASSRESFRDPEMESRRKSVTLLYAISANFILLWSLFTGYFIWVQLYYVRVVFTGPAIFVQDLGFMLQLLSCCTNTALYTITQKKLREQLKELVKSSISRVVKCAQ, from the exons ATGGCCTTATCCACAGGGTTACACTCTGTTCCAGAGGCCTTACCTTCGGTGTTTGTACCTG TAATATCAGTGACTATTAAGATCCTGTCCCGAGGGAACTGCGGTCTGTCCAAAAATGTCACGCTTTACCTCCTTGCAATGGCGGCGGCGGATCTACTGATCGTTATCTTCGATCTGATAATGAGGCAGATACCAATTGCCTACAGGTACAACTTCCGTTTCCTCAAGTCCATCCCTTTGTGTAATATTCACGCCGTCCTTGTTTATACAGTGACAGATTGGTCTGTCTGGTACACCGTCGCATTCACCTTTGATCGGTTTGTAGCCATTTGTTACCAGAAGATGAAAAGGAATTATTGCACCGAGAAAACGGCGACGTTTGTACTTGGAACGGCGAGCGTGCTAAGTTTTTCGAAGAACATTTTCTGGTATTTTATGTTCACAGGTGAATATCTCATTGATAATTCCCCTTGGTTTTGTTTGACAAGAGAAGGTGTTCGGACATCAGAGAACTGGGCAACAGCCACATTCGTTCATTATATCTTCACACCGGCAATCCCCTTTGTCCTCATTTTGCTGCTCAATGGGTTAACTGTAAGACATATTCTGGTGACTAGCAGGGTGCGCAGAAGACTTCGAGGTGCCAGCAGTCGGGAGAGTTTTCGAGACCCAGAGATGGAGAGCCGCAGGAAATCCGTCACTTTGCTGTATGCTATCTCGGCGAATTTCATCCTGTTATGGTCGCTGTTCACAGGGTATTTCATATGGGTCCAGTTGTATTATGTTCGCGTTGTGTTTACCGGTCCAGCTATTTTTGTGCAAGACCTAGGTTTCATGCTGCAGCTGTTGAGCTGCTGTACAAACACGGCCCTTTACACCATTACCCAGAAAAAGCTCAGGGAACAACTGAAGGAACTAGTGAAATCTTCCATCTCTCGAGTTGTGAAATGTGCTCAATGA